The DNA sequence acatattctcAAGACAagaaatggggaaaaaagagtCTACCAGTTTAACTTAAGTTCTTCAAGTTTGTCCAGCTTAGAATATTTACATCTGTTGATTTATTCCAAATCTCCACAACTCAAATTTATTACagtaaatgtaattttgttattttactccAAGTCTAACAGAATGTGTCTGAGGTGCAGACCTGTCATGGTGTGCAAGTTTAAGAAGACCATGTAGCTATTTTCATATGGGGGAAAAGTTGAATTTCTGGGGGATTTGCAATGCATGTTGGTATGTGAATATAACCCTGATTCTAGATAACTACATTTGACAGGATGAGTAAAGAGACATTTAGTCAACTGAAGCCATGAGAATTTCTTTGAATTTTTGTTGAAGCAAAAGACTGAATTGAATTGTTGGCTCAATTTCTATTTTCACAATGCTGATGATTTCAGTTTCTATAGCaacttgtaaatgttttttttttttttacaatgatgACACAGGGGGAATGTTCTGTGTAATATTAGAGGGAGATAAGAGGAGTATGAACTTACTCATAACGAAGACTGTTGGGATTTTTAAAGTCTGATACTGCTTTcaaaattacaattacaattaaCATCCTGAAACATTCAGGCACAAaactattataaataaaagattttgtGTCCACCTGAATGACATGAATGACATACactcaaaacaaatgttttggcTGTAAGAGCAAAGGGGTAAGAATCTGATAATAGTCTTCGCTGTAGTAACTGTTGTTTTCACAACATGACAAGAAACAACGTAACACGCACTAAAGATGCACAGCAAGTTTCCATCCAgaatattttattcaaaatacacatcagtgtgaaatagtgcatgctgggaaatctGCCATTGAGGCAGTTTCTTATGGACTGAAGGGTTGGAAGTCCTTAAACAAACTTCCAGGCATTATATGGAAATGACATTGTATTGATTTGCtccttgtcttttttgtttagtgttcttgtttttttgtcctctttgtgaagcactcAACGGCTGTtctgaaaggtgctgtataactaaagttattattattatttattagtatGACTGTCTAAAGCTAAAGAGTTCATTCTTTTAATGAACTCATCAAAGTTTGGTCAGAGGAAACATTATCAGCATAACACTAAGAAAACATGATTCACAATAAATTGCAATTTTTGCAAACTTTGTTCCCATCACCTGTTTTGTGTGATTTGGAAACATCAACTCTCCATTCAAGTAGAAACATGAAAAAGGAGACGGCTCCTGCTTGTGGGTCTGGTTAGATGGTAACGTGTACCTCGAAGCGCATGAAGCATTTTTCCATGTGTGATCATGTTCATATTTATAgagtttcttttctgtttcaatCACATTGTCGCTATCATTATCAAACGATTAAGTAGCGTGCGTAAAACAGTCCTGTTGGCTGTGTGGCCGAGCTGAGGTTGGATGAATCAGCAGTCACATAACTGTTCGCTCCTCCAAGGAAGAGGGAGGGTCAGGGATTATGGAATCTGTGctcgggggtggggggggggggggggggggggagatgttGAGGGTCGCGCCTCTCTTCTGTAAACTCGTCGGACTGCTCGCCGTTACCAAgaacacacttctctgcgcgCGCTCTGTCTCCCTGAGCCCGTGCGTAAACGTAGAGTGGAAAATGAACTCTGTAGTGAAATGGGCGCTCGTCTTCCTTGTGTTCGTCTCCATCGTCCTTAACATCGTTCTGATTGGCAATCCCTCGAGCAGGGCACCCAAATGTTCCGCTCAGCGCGTCCACCCGCTGCGGGGCAAGCACGACGACCACAGCCTTGTGTTCGCGGACCTCACCCAGGAGGAGTACTCGCAGGTCCAGCAGTACATGCTCCATCAGAAAGACTTGGACATATCCACCAACCAACTCACCAAACCATCTGAAAATTTCTTGTTCTTAATAGACCTCTCCTTGCCAAAGAAAGCTGACGCGCTGGCTTACTTAGACGGCAATGGTCCCAAGCCAGTGAGGGGGGCGACGGTGGTCGTGTTCCACGGGGCCCAGGGCTACATCAAGGAGTACCTTGTGGGGCCTCTTCCTAACCCCACAGCCCACAGAGATGTCACCACAGAGAGGTACAAGACGGAGCTGCCCATCAATGCGCGCACGGTCACTGTCGGTGAATACGCTTTGCTTTTCCGGTTGTTGGAGGTCGAAGTTTTTTCCCAGCTGGAGAAGCTCCTGAAAGAGAGTTTCAACGCTGAGGGCAAGAAGCTGAACGCGTTTGAGCAGATGCCCCGCGGAGTCCGGTCCGGGGACAGACAGACCTGGATCGCCTTCCACAGGGATGTTAGCAGCATGTACATCCACCCGGTGGGCTTCGAGGTGCTGGTCAACCACAAGAGCGTCAACGCGTCCGACTGGAAGGTCGAGCGGCTGCTTTATAACGGTCAATACTTTGACACTGTGGGAGATCTTCAAAAGAAATATGACAGTGGCTCCGTCGAGAAGATAGTATACAAGAAGTCCCTTGATTATGGCTCTCTGAAACCCAGGACCAAGCCCCTGCAAGTGGCCCCGCAGCAGTTTTACATGGAGGGGAAGCGCTTCAGTGTGAACCACAACCAGGTCCTGTACCTGGACTGGAGCTTCGCCTTCGGGATGAGCTCTCTCACGGGCATGAGGGTGTTTGATGTTCGGTTCAAGGGTGAGAGGATAGCCTACGAGCTGAGCGTGCAAGAGGCCATGTCGGTGTATGGCTCCGTAACACCGGGGATGATCATCACCAAGTTTTTTGATTCAAGCATCGGTATAGGGCGCTTTGCGCACGAACTGGTCCGTGGCGTGGATTGTCCCTACGCCGCCACCTACGTTGACACATATCGCTACATCGATGTCCCAGTCCCCGTCAGATTCAGGAATTCGATCTGCATCTTTGAGCACAACATGGGTCAGCCCCTGCGGAGGCACTTCGCGGACTTTTTCCACAACAGTTATGGAGGGATGGTGAACAGCGCCTTAGTGATCAGAACGATCACAGCTATAGGAAACTACGACTACATGTGGGATTTCATCTTCTACCAGACCGGAGCAGTGGAGGCCAAGGTGCACGCCACTGGCTACATCTCCTCCTCTTACCTGGTGAACGGCAGTCTGAGACACGGGCACCAGGTGGCGGAAAATGTCCTGGGAAACATCCACACCCACTTCATCAACTTCAAAGTGGACTTGGATTTGTTGGGTGAGAGGCAGTATCCAGGGCCGGCCCAAGCCTTTATGGGGCCCCTAGTAGAATTGGATTTGAGGGACCCCTTCACCTTGGTGCTGCCAATACTTAAATCTATTATCAGTGCTAGATCATTTTCACATGATATTGTGTTTTGCATGATTACAATTGAcataatatatgaaataaattaacTCCAGCCTTCTTATTGGACATTTAAAAGCTATAGTTTGGTTATGCTTAGAGCCATCTTATGCAGCACCACATTAAAACCTGCTTATCGGTACAGGGAGGTATAAACAGTATAAAGCTGGTCAAAGAGAAAAGGCTGATATTATTTTACCATAACGTTTGgtttagaaaaatgaaaagattgatatgtCCATCGTGGCCACGGGACGCCTTGACCAGGGTTCGGCCGTAGCCAGGATGATAGAATCATTAAGGTCATGAGTTCAAGGTGGCTTACCAAGGGGCCTTCTTATGTAATGGTAATTTAGTGGGATCCTTGTATGTAGCAGCTTCTCTTTTTGACAGCCACTCACCTCAAAAGCTCTCCTGCTCCTATAGAGTAAAAACTAGATGCCCCTTTGTCTGTTATCAGAAGCTGATGTTATAACCTATGCGCTAAATAGATTTGATAAAGGGCAAGCAATCCGTTTGATTTCCAACCTGGGATTAACCATTTTAAATCCCAGACCTTGTCTTTTGAGGTGAAACTGATGCAGGAACAGATTTGATCAGTGTATTATATGCAGACTGCAAAGCCTAAAACAAAGTGGCTTTGAAATGCTCCATAGAGCTGGGGATGAGGAGAACGTCCGAGTTGGCAATAATTATTTTTGGGTGGATCAATATACATAGTCAGTATTTGTAGACAGAAAAATATTGATCAGTACAGCTTTAGATTAATTTAAAAAGGGAacagaatttaaaagaaattaacCCGTCACATGATGCTAAAAGAGAATCCAAACCAAACAACTGAATGCAATGttattacaaacatttttgCATTGTTCCTCTGCAGGAGTGAAGAATGTATTCCAGACGAAAGACATGGAGTTTGTTAACGTGTCTCTGCCATGGATGCCTGATCACTATGCTATGGTCCCTCAGCTGGTGGAGAATCAACTCAACACAGAGAAGGTTTGCCTTTATCTTTATTCACTTCCTTTGTTTTTAACTTGGGTTTTAAAGAGCAGGAGTCGTGAGTAACACTCTGTAACAAAGGTCTATTAAGAAATTCATCCctggactgggggggggggagatgtgttatttgacctttaaaaacaaacataaaaatcaCTGAATGTATGCTTTATTATCCAGGGATTGTAAAAGTTAGCTAAAGTTATATAAGTATTTCATGCATCAGTTGTACACATTATAATCTTCATACTCAAACATTCATTTCTCGAAACGCTACACAAACTTTACATCATGACCTTCATGAAGGAGAATTGCTGTATTAAACTGCAATAATGTCAGCAAGGTGTTCCTAGCTATTCATATTAAACTACCAACTGAGTGTATGTATGGTTTCATAGTTGTGCCTCCTTTCAATATTTCAATGTTTGCCACATTAAAAAATGACTAGAGCTGCTTTCAGCACTGAACTCaagatattctcctgaaatgcTCAGAGTGATaggctccagagtttctctagagtttctcctgccaggccccttagtaaaaactccagagaaagtcttaATGAGCCCAGAATGTCCTCTGCATGATTcattgatgatgtttctaacacaagacggatgtaaaaaaaaaaaaagaatacaatgAGAAAAAGTGTTGCCACatacactgacactgacatcagACAAATATTAGTTGGTGGAAGCAAACAAATGtgtgtaatactggactcagttcagcacaaagacccaagatcacagatctatagaatctatatcagcaGAATGGTCATCATCATGGGATAGGAAACCCTTGTGATCACTGAACACTTGTTtcttcctcatccttccattcacGCACTCCTCTTTCAGTGTCAGTGCTTCAATCACACAACATTATGCATGAGTGTCCACGCAGTACTTTTATATTAAGAGCAATTGGAccgattacttcacacatcagtaTAAAAGCGTCTGCCAAGTGAGTACATATTAATGTCACTGTAGTTTTATGGGCAGATGGTTATTCTTTATCACTTATTACTTTATTGGTTTTATTACTTTcttatgttctgtttttgtggCAGCAAACAAAGCAACTCTTAAATTGTGACCATGGGAATAATGTCCACTGTGACCCTTCCACAGGAGGCAGCCCTGCGTTACAACACCAAGACTCCTCGCTACCTCCATATCGCCAGTGACAAGTTGAACCGCTGGGGTCACCAGCGTTCCTACAGGCTGCAGGTGTACAGCTTTGCAGGTGACCCCCTTCCAGAGAGCCAGGCTGAGGAGAGGGCCATGTCCTGGGCCAGGTGAGACTGGACAGCTGCAGAGTAACCCTCTCATCCTTAAAtgttcatgactgaaaacatgtcATTGTCCCATGATTAAAAGTTAAGTCAGATTCAAGATACCCATGGGGCTATGACATATGAAACCCAGCAGCCTCAATTTGCTGTATTAACTATGCTATTGAAAGATCACAGTCAGTACTTGGTCTGGGAAGTAACAATTATAGGATGAGCCCCCCTGTGGAGAGGGAAGGCTTGGAAACAGAGGGTGTGCCTGTGTTTCAATGTGGACATTTGTTCAAAGCACGAAGCACTTTGGAAGATATTCGTGAGAATTGGATATAACGACTGTATGTTTGAAACTTcttctgtttattctgcttcCAGCTTTGCTCCAGGCGTGTCCGTTAAAACACGGACTCCCGGATTACTCTTCTCTTATGCTACAGATAAAAACTAACAACAATCTCTTGAAAGAAACTCAAGCAGCAATACCAGTAAAATCCACAAAATTtctaaaataacttttttgaATTCAGATTGGGGCTTATGTTTGTGATTAAACAGATTGGATTATGGGATATTATTGGACagttttttttgacattttatagacaacATTATTAATCAGGATCAACAGATTCATATTCTACTCTGGGCTGTAATTGAATACATATCCTATAGTTTTATCACAAAAGCAGTGAAAAAGCAGTAAACACACCAAACGTCACCAGTAAACACGTTTGCTGTTTTATGCTTTAGTTGCATCCCATGCATTCTCAGTAAGGTCAGATAATGCTGACGCCATTAGTGCAATGTAAGGAAATTCAGTTTGCTGTTGTCCTGTAGTGACCACTCTATCTgcacctcctctgtctgtctccaggtATAAGGTTGCCATTACAAAGCATAAGGACTCAGAGCAGACCAGCAGCAGTCTGTACAATCAAAACAACGTCTGGACTCCAGCCGTTGACTTCAGCAAGTACATTGAAGACAACGAAAGCATTGAAAATGAGGTGTATTTATATGGAATCTATAAGTAAAACTAATAACATAATACAAAAAATTGTAAACCTCAAATCAGAC is a window from the Hippoglossus hippoglossus isolate fHipHip1 chromosome 8, fHipHip1.pri, whole genome shotgun sequence genome containing:
- the aoc2 gene encoding retina-specific copper amine oxidase — translated: MNSVVKWALVFLVFVSIVLNIVLIGNPSSRAPKCSAQRVHPLRGKHDDHSLVFADLTQEEYSQVQQYMLHQKDLDISTNQLTKPSENFLFLIDLSLPKKADALAYLDGNGPKPVRGATVVVFHGAQGYIKEYLVGPLPNPTAHRDVTTERYKTELPINARTVTVGEYALLFRLLEVEVFSQLEKLLKESFNAEGKKLNAFEQMPRGVRSGDRQTWIAFHRDVSSMYIHPVGFEVLVNHKSVNASDWKVERLLYNGQYFDTVGDLQKKYDSGSVEKIVYKKSLDYGSLKPRTKPLQVAPQQFYMEGKRFSVNHNQVLYLDWSFAFGMSSLTGMRVFDVRFKGERIAYELSVQEAMSVYGSVTPGMIITKFFDSSIGIGRFAHELVRGVDCPYAATYVDTYRYIDVPVPVRFRNSICIFEHNMGQPLRRHFADFFHNSYGGMVNSALVIRTITAIGNYDYMWDFIFYQTGAVEAKVHATGYISSSYLVNGSLRHGHQVAENVLGNIHTHFINFKVDLDLLGVKNVFQTKDMEFVNVSLPWMPDHYAMVPQLVENQLNTEKEAALRYNTKTPRYLHIASDKLNRWGHQRSYRLQVYSFAGDPLPESQAEERAMSWARYKVAITKHKDSEQTSSSLYNQNNVWTPAVDFSKYIEDNESIENEDLVAWVTAGFLHIPHSEDIPNTVTVGNGGGVLLRPHNYFDEDPSINSPDGVYFGPGSETSCDTNRMACLAQEPCSPVLEPFTYHGFDGVMKFEDWV